The Odocoileus virginianus isolate 20LAN1187 ecotype Illinois chromosome 3, Ovbor_1.2, whole genome shotgun sequence genome includes a window with the following:
- the CXCL14 gene encoding C-X-C motif chemokine 14, which yields MRLLTAALLLLLLALCAARVDGSKCKCSRKGPKIRYSDVKKLEMKPKYPHCEEKMVIITTKSMSRYRGQEHCLHPKLQSTKRFIKWYNAWNEKRRVYEE from the exons ATGAGACTCCTGACCGCCGCgctgctcctgctgctcctggCGCTGTGCGCCGCGCGCGTGGACG ggTCCAAATGCAAGTGCTCTCGAAAGGGACCCAAGATCCGCTACAGCGACGTGAAGAAGCTGGAAATGAAGCCAAAGTACCCGCACTGCGAGGAGAAGATGGTTAT CATCACTACCAAGAGCATGTCCAGGTACCGGGGTCAGGAGCACTGCCTGCACCCCAAGCTGCAGAGCACCAAGCGGTTCATCAAATGGTACAACGCCTGGAATGAGAAGCGCAG GGTCTACGAAGAATAG